The Synechococcales cyanobacterium T60_A2020_003 genome has a window encoding:
- a CDS encoding phosphate-starvation-inducible PsiE family protein, with product MQVSNQDSRWSVFASHHIVRALEVVQDLIVVSLCLGLFSFMVLEVREMFLSLLPPLNFHEVTADIMFLLILVELFRLLIIYLQEQRVSIGVAVEVSIVSVLREIIVRGVLEASFMQVLAACALLLVLGGLLVIRVWLPPTFEGIDPEKQISERRRRERLGRRDYALSAHVDEVPTRSRSSSVGREVEYPVEV from the coding sequence ATGCAGGTTTCCAATCAAGATTCTCGGTGGTCGGTTTTTGCATCCCATCACATCGTTCGTGCCCTAGAAGTGGTTCAAGATCTCATTGTTGTTTCCCTGTGCCTGGGATTGTTCAGCTTCATGGTCTTGGAAGTTCGAGAAATGTTTTTGTCTCTTCTGCCTCCCTTGAATTTTCATGAGGTGACGGCAGACATCATGTTTTTGCTGATCTTGGTGGAACTGTTTCGCCTTCTGATTATCTATCTTCAGGAACAACGGGTATCGATTGGGGTTGCGGTAGAGGTATCGATTGTTTCGGTATTACGAGAAATTATTGTACGTGGCGTTCTGGAAGCCTCATTTATGCAAGTGCTGGCGGCCTGTGCGCTACTGCTGGTGCTGGGTGGCTTGTTAGTGATTCGCGTGTGGTTGCCACCTACCTTTGAAGGGATTGATCCAGAGAAGCAAATTTCGGAGCGTCGCAGGCGGGAGCGATTAGGACGTCGGGATTATGCTTTATCTGCTCATGTTGATGAGGTGCCTACGCGATCGCGTTCCTCCTCCGTTGGCCGTGAAGTCGAGTATCCTGTGGAGGTTTAA
- a CDS encoding DUF2231 domain-containing protein produces MFEDLLPPLNSHNLPYPDTIHPIVVHFVIAMVLFAILCDVIGYFTKNARLYEVGWWNMVFATVSIFIAIIFGQIEAGLATPYLAAASDLNLHTLIGWSLSGVLAAITGWRYIIRLKSPESLPTLYMGLNFVLLGIVTFQIYLGDKLVWVYGLHTEPVVEAARGGLL; encoded by the coding sequence GTGTTCGAAGATTTATTACCTCCCCTCAACAGTCATAACCTGCCCTATCCCGACACCATCCATCCCATCGTGGTTCACTTTGTGATTGCGATGGTGCTCTTCGCGATTCTATGTGATGTTATCGGATATTTCACCAAAAACGCGCGCTTGTATGAGGTGGGATGGTGGAATATGGTCTTTGCTACCGTATCTATTTTTATCGCCATTATTTTTGGTCAAATCGAGGCAGGATTAGCAACGCCTTACCTCGCTGCGGCTAGCGATCTGAATTTGCATACCTTAATTGGTTGGTCGTTATCGGGCGTTTTGGCGGCAATTACGGGATGGCGATATATTATCCGATTAAAAAGTCCAGAATCTTTGCCGACCCTCTACATGGGGTTGAATTTTGTATTACTAGGCATTGTGACGTTTCAAATCTATCTCGGAGATAAGTTGGTCTGGGTGTACGGACTGCATACGGAACCTGTGGTTGAAGCCGCACGGGGAGGCTTACTGTGA
- a CDS encoding DUF2231 domain-containing protein has protein sequence MSEILDIVSQLSIFGAGANGLPYTIPIHPNLVHLTLGLFIVAIAFDIVAALYPLEKPIFKFLAIPVTSSNLYDVGWLNMLAASVITFFTVAAGFYEILLADPPADVVSPWGLNAMDTMLWHGVGGVVLLGLIVGMTVWRGFQRYVWRSDRARQVQWGYIAAGLGIFVLMFAHGTLGAHLGSDFGVHVTAARLIRAGMDPNTQLLNLIIQY, from the coding sequence ATGTCAGAAATCCTAGATATTGTTTCCCAACTGTCTATTTTCGGTGCAGGGGCAAATGGCTTGCCCTACACCATTCCGATCCATCCCAACTTGGTGCATCTCACCTTGGGACTCTTTATTGTGGCGATCGCCTTTGACATTGTGGCGGCGCTCTATCCCCTAGAAAAACCCATCTTTAAGTTTTTAGCGATCCCCGTCACCAGTTCCAATCTCTACGATGTGGGTTGGCTGAATATGCTGGCGGCGTCGGTGATCACCTTTTTTACGGTGGCCGCAGGATTCTACGAAATTTTGCTCGCTGATCCCCCTGCTGATGTGGTGAGCCCCTGGGGCTTAAATGCCATGGATACGATGCTGTGGCACGGTGTGGGTGGCGTTGTTCTCTTAGGGCTAATCGTTGGCATGACCGTTTGGCGAGGGTTTCAGCGCTACGTTTGGCGGAGCGATCGCGCTCGTCAGGTGCAGTGGGGCTATATTGCGGCTGGACTGGGAATCTTTGTGCTGATGTTTGCCCACGGAACCCTGGGTGCCCACCTCGGCTCGGATTTTGGTGTCCATGTTACGGCGGCTCGTTTAATCCGGGCAGGCATGGATCCCAACACCCAGTTGTTAAACCTGATCATTCAATACTAG
- a CDS encoding cytochrome c oxidase subunit II encodes MNRRTIGVLIGLAIADFFLSLWIGQQTYNWMPPQASAESILVDNLFSFMSTIGSFIFFGVMGTLLYSILFQRAAKYDSSDGPPIEGNVKLEVVWTAIPIFLVIWIATFSYQTYEQMSILGPMEHMAMGMPSAQAAPMAEEDEQPPIEVYARQWAWEFYYPDQKVSSTELHLPVNQRAKLLLSSEDVLHGLFVPAFRIKQDVVPGREIAFEFTPIREGRYRLRDSEYSGTYFAANQTNVVVESEDAYQQWLAIAAAQTPAPAENVAYEEFNRTTESAIDLGWDTVKPAPAPIVNYASSEKDPHE; translated from the coding sequence ATGAATCGACGTACCATTGGAGTTCTCATCGGACTGGCGATCGCCGACTTCTTCCTGAGCCTCTGGATCGGTCAGCAAACCTATAATTGGATGCCTCCCCAAGCCTCGGCAGAATCGATCTTGGTGGACAATCTATTCAGCTTTATGAGCACGATCGGCAGCTTCATCTTTTTTGGCGTAATGGGCACGCTACTCTACTCCATTCTTTTTCAGCGTGCCGCCAAATACGATTCCAGTGATGGCCCGCCGATAGAAGGCAATGTGAAACTGGAAGTGGTTTGGACGGCCATTCCTATTTTCTTGGTGATTTGGATTGCCACCTTCAGCTACCAAACCTATGAGCAGATGAGCATTCTGGGGCCCATGGAGCATATGGCGATGGGAATGCCTAGCGCCCAAGCGGCTCCAATGGCAGAGGAGGATGAACAACCGCCGATCGAAGTCTACGCTCGTCAGTGGGCGTGGGAATTTTACTATCCCGATCAGAAAGTTAGCAGCACCGAACTCCACCTTCCCGTCAATCAACGGGCAAAACTGCTGCTGTCCTCGGAGGATGTGCTGCATGGGTTATTTGTTCCGGCCTTTCGGATCAAGCAAGATGTGGTTCCCGGTCGGGAGATTGCCTTTGAGTTCACGCCGATTCGGGAGGGACGCTATCGTCTTCGAGACTCGGAATACAGCGGCACCTATTTTGCCGCAAATCAAACGAATGTCGTGGTGGAATCAGAAGATGCCTACCAGCAATGGTTAGCGATCGCCGCTGCCCAGACTCCTGCCCCAGCAGAGAATGTGGCCTACGAAGAGTTTAACCGCACCACCGAGAGTGCGATCGATCTAGGGTGGGATACGGTAAAACCTGCCCCTGCTCCCATCGTCAACTACGCGAGTTCAGAAAAGGATCCCCATGAGTAA
- the ctaD gene encoding cytochrome c oxidase subunit I: MSNASLESLSSLQPQPGAPDNWRRFFTFSTDHKVIGIQYIVTAFAFFLFGGLLAMVMRGELITPEADLVDRTVYNGLFTMHGTIMLFMWTFPMLNGLANYLVPLMIGARDMAFPRLNAVAFWMVPVFGVILIVSFFVPGGPSQSGWWAYPPVSLQNPTGNLINGQALWILAVALSGISSIMGAVNIVTTIFTMRAPGMCWFKMPAFCWTVLAAQLIQLFGLPALTAGAVMLLFDLTVGTSFFDPTKGGDPVLYQHFFWFYSHPAVYVIILPIFGVFSEVFPVYSRKPLFGYPVVAVSSVIITALSGIVWVHHMFASGTPSWMRMLFMFTTMTISVPTGIKVFAWVATVWGGKLRLTTAMLFALGGLSMFLFAGITGIMLASAPFDIHVNNTYFVVGHFHYVIYGAVVMGFYAAIYHWFPKMTGRMYYEGLGKLHFVLTFIGANLNFLPMHPLGLQGMPRRVASYDPEFAFWNVLASLGGFLLGVSTLPFILNMLSSWVRGKEAGDNPWRAIGLEWLVSSPPPHENFEEDPIVVSAPYGYGTDEPLVANADKLK, encoded by the coding sequence ATGAGTAATGCATCCTTGGAGTCTCTCTCCAGCCTTCAACCCCAGCCAGGAGCCCCCGACAACTGGCGCAGATTTTTCACCTTCAGCACCGATCACAAAGTGATTGGCATTCAATACATCGTCACGGCCTTCGCCTTCTTTTTGTTTGGTGGTCTGTTGGCGATGGTGATGCGGGGGGAATTGATCACACCCGAAGCCGACTTGGTCGATCGCACGGTCTATAACGGTCTGTTCACGATGCACGGCACGATTATGCTGTTCATGTGGACGTTCCCGATGCTGAACGGTTTAGCGAACTATTTGGTGCCGTTGATGATTGGGGCACGGGACATGGCGTTTCCCCGATTGAATGCGGTCGCGTTCTGGATGGTTCCGGTCTTTGGCGTCATTCTAATCGTGAGTTTCTTTGTGCCGGGTGGCCCCTCGCAGTCGGGCTGGTGGGCGTATCCGCCCGTCAGTTTGCAAAATCCGACGGGAAACCTAATCAACGGTCAAGCCCTCTGGATTCTGGCGGTTGCGCTGTCGGGAATTTCCTCCATTATGGGTGCGGTGAACATTGTCACCACGATTTTTACCATGCGGGCACCGGGGATGTGCTGGTTCAAAATGCCTGCCTTCTGCTGGACAGTTCTTGCCGCACAGTTGATTCAGCTTTTTGGTCTGCCAGCACTGACGGCGGGAGCGGTGATGCTGCTCTTTGATCTGACGGTGGGAACAAGCTTCTTTGATCCAACCAAGGGAGGAGATCCGGTGCTCTATCAGCACTTCTTTTGGTTCTACTCCCATCCAGCGGTCTACGTGATCATCCTGCCGATTTTTGGCGTCTTTTCCGAGGTCTTTCCGGTCTATTCCCGCAAACCTCTCTTTGGGTACCCCGTTGTAGCGGTATCGTCCGTGATCATTACGGCGCTGAGCGGTATTGTGTGGGTGCATCATATGTTTGCCAGCGGCACGCCAAGCTGGATGCGAATGCTGTTTATGTTCACCACCATGACGATCTCGGTGCCCACGGGGATTAAAGTCTTTGCCTGGGTAGCGACAGTGTGGGGCGGAAAACTCCGGCTCACCACGGCCATGCTCTTCGCCCTAGGGGGACTGTCGATGTTCCTCTTTGCCGGGATTACGGGCATTATGCTCGCCTCTGCGCCCTTTGATATTCATGTCAACAACACCTATTTTGTGGTGGGTCACTTTCACTATGTGATCTACGGCGCAGTGGTGATGGGGTTCTATGCGGCGATCTATCACTGGTTCCCCAAAATGACCGGACGCATGTACTACGAGGGATTGGGTAAACTCCACTTTGTGCTGACCTTCATTGGCGCAAACCTCAACTTTTTGCCGATGCATCCTCTGGGATTGCAGGGAATGCCACGACGGGTGGCCTCCTACGATCCAGAGTTTGCATTTTGGAATGTGCTCGCGAGTCTAGGTGGATTTCTCCTTGGTGTCTCTACACTGCCTTTTATCTTGAATATGCTGAGTTCTTGGGTGCGGGGCAAAGAGGCTGGGGATAATCCTTGGCGGGCGATTGGCTTGGAGTGGTTGGTGTCCTCGCCGCCGCCCCATGAGAACTTTGAGGAAGATCCGATCGTGGTGTCGGCTCCCTATGGCTACGGCACCGATGAACCGTTGGTTGCAAACGCAGATAAGTTGAAGTAG
- a CDS encoding heme-copper oxidase subunit III: MFGFIVFLLSESVIFLSFFVGYIVYKTSTPDWLPPGVEGLEVRSPLINTIVLVSSSFVIYIAERFLHRENLWGFRAFWLLTMAMGSFFLYGQAVEWMSLPFGFASGLFGGTFYLLTGFHGLHVLTGVLLQGIMLGRSFIPNNYAGGEYGVAATSIFWHFVDVIWIVLFILIYVWQ; encoded by the coding sequence ATGTTTGGTTTCATCGTGTTTCTGCTGTCTGAGAGCGTCATTTTCCTGAGCTTCTTTGTTGGCTATATCGTTTATAAAACCAGCACTCCCGATTGGTTGCCGCCCGGTGTTGAGGGCTTAGAGGTGCGATCGCCCTTGATCAACACGATTGTCCTCGTTTCCAGTAGCTTTGTGATTTATATCGCAGAACGTTTTCTTCATCGGGAAAATCTATGGGGATTCCGCGCCTTTTGGTTACTAACGATGGCGATGGGTAGTTTCTTCCTCTATGGTCAAGCCGTAGAGTGGATGAGCCTGCCCTTTGGCTTTGCCTCCGGTCTCTTTGGCGGCACGTTCTATTTGCTGACCGGATTTCATGGCCTCCACGTTCTGACCGGAGTGCTGCTTCAGGGCATTATGTTGGGGCGATCGTTTATTCCCAATAACTACGCGGGGGGAGAGTACGGTGTGGCGGCAACGTCGATATTCTGGCACTTCGTCGATGTCATTTGGATTGTTCTATTTATCCTGATTTACGTTTGGCAATAA